One window of Erinaceus europaeus chromosome 6, mEriEur2.1, whole genome shotgun sequence genomic DNA carries:
- the ADGRD1 gene encoding LOW QUALITY PROTEIN: adhesion G-protein coupled receptor D1 (The sequence of the model RefSeq protein was modified relative to this genomic sequence to represent the inferred CDS: deleted 2 bases in 2 codons) — MGPLAPGPHHGCPWLPLAHFLQVAVGPAMLTWALCLQLAVALTSADTHPGFAVLASASHYWPLERVGGIHEFQDTAGVPGVPGLTVLPSHHAASVYTHDSAYSDRSAAVDLVEGKVSKGVYLKEEERLTLLHFRGAKASCVSSPAQCGSRGVSFSFFWKAQAQPRRLPTNGAQVVSSGFRVSSSGGEGTVELHTREDAMTWEASVSPPGPYWTHILFTWQPQEGLKVYVNGSLSTADPRGRVAPAYGEPHVSLVLGSLSDQARHPQGGAFDEVVVWERALSPEEVAAYFTAAVGRHALFTPTGPSITPNGTPMPTSTSRPLSTRLTEKGDRQLLQGPPGLPLQDLSLSLPSTALKGDAAQNLTQTFLDTVGQVLQLPSWTSGPQDSSVVLGLVDTVEAVVGRIAASLRASEAVSISGSSSVADFSLARLGPAAMNTSHFRFPAQGQSYIEIPQQAFRSQGWTTIVGLFYHSLHPHLGNIPPASTRVSGAARHPGCLLSAVSALIALEVSPPPVLSQDLAAAPLVSIHLQLRLTGQQHSEATGQGTRVAMYCAFLDFSSGHGVWSDEGCVLTASNLTFTTCHCSHLTNFAILMQVVPLELPRGHQVALSSLSYVGCSVSVVCLVATLLTFALLSSVSTLQAQRHRIHAHLSLAVLVAQVLLLVSFCLQPGSLPCRALAVLLHYFFLSAFAWMLVEGLHLYRLVLKAFGSEDGKHLCYCGLGWGVPLLICVISVSSTVDSYGTSNNCWLSLDTGAIWAFVAPALLVIVINAGILVAVSRVISQVSADSYKAHGDPGALRLTVRAVAVLLPILGTSWVFGVLAVNSQALAFQYVFAALNSLQGLFIFLFHCVLNSEVRAAFQHKAKVWSLSSSSTRNASGKRSASDIVNGQRPVSATKPGPWDQSSHSAHPVDLSAV; from the exons GCTTTGCTGTCCTGGCCTCTGCCTCCCACTACTGGCCACTGGAGAGAGTGGGCGGGATCCACGAGTTTCAGGACACAGCTGGAG TGCCGGGGGTGCCCGGCCTCACAGTGCTCCCCTCCCATCACGCCGCCTCTGTGTACACCCATGACTCTGCGTACTCAGACCGCTCGGCCGCTGTAG ATCTCGTGGAAGGGAAGGTGAGCAAAGGTGTTTACctcaaggaggaagagagactcaCGCTCCTGCACTTCAGGGGGGCCAAGGCCTCATGTGTCAGCAGCCCTGCCCAGTGCGGCTCCAGGG GCGTCTCCTTCTCGTTCTTCTGGAAGGCGCAGGCCCAGCCACGGCGGTTGCCCACCAATGGGGCGCAGGTGGTGTCCTCCGGCTTCAGGGTCAGCTCCAGTGGGGGCGAGGGCACCGTGGAGCTCCACACGCGTGAGGACGCCATGACCTGGGAGGCCAGCGTCAGCCCCCCAG GCCCCTACTGGACGCATATCCTGTTCACGTGGCAGCCGCAGGAGGGCCTGAAGGTGTACGTCAATGGCAGCCTGAGCACGGCAGACCCGCGAGGCAGAGTGGCCCCCGCCTACGGGGAGCCCCACGTCAGCCTGGTTCTGGGGTCCCTG TCCGACCAGGCCCGGCACCCCCAGGGAGGGGCCTTCGATGAGGTCGTGGTCTGG GAGCGAGCCCTCAGCCCCGAGGAGGTTGCTGCTTACTTCACAGCAGCTGTAG GAAGGCATGCGCTCTTCACCCCCACAGGCCCCTCCATCACCCCCAATGGCACCCCG ATGCCCACCAGCACCTCCCGCCCGCTCAGCACCCGCCTGACAGAAAAGGGGGACAGGCAGCTCCTCCAGGGTCCTCCTGGCCTACCCCTGCAAGACCTGTCCCTCAGCCTGCCTAGCACAGCCCTGAAGGGGGATGCCGCACAGAACCTCACCCAG acCTTCCTGGACACCGTGGGTCAGGTGCTGCAGCTACCCAGCTGGACTTCGGGACCTCAG gACAGCTCGGTGGTGCTGGGCCTGGTGGACACAGTGGAGGCTGTGGTGGGCCGTATTGCTGCCAGCCTTCGGGCCAGTGAGGCCGTCAGCATCTCTGGCTCCTCCTCTGTGGCAG ACTTCTCCCTGGCCAGACTTGGGCCAGCAGCCATGAACACCTCCCACTTCCGCTTCCCGGCCCAAGGGCAGAGCTACATTGAGATCCCCCAGCAGGCCTTCCGCAGCCAAG GCTGGACCACCATTGTAGGCCTCTTCTACCACAGCTTGCACCCCCACCTGGGCAACATCCCCCCCGCCAGCACCAG GGTCTCCGGGGCTGCCCGCCACCCTGGCTGCCTGCTGTCTGCGGTCAGTGCGCTCATCGCCTTGGAGGTGTCCCCGCCCCCCGTGCTGTCCCAGGACCTGGCAGCTGCCCCGCTGGTCAGCATCCACCTGCAGCTCCGGCTG ACCGGCCAGCAACACAGCGAGGCCACCGGCCAGGGCACCCGCGTGGCCATGTACTGCGCTTTCCTGGACTTCAG CTCCGGGCATGGCGTCTGGTCAGATGAGGGCTGTGTGCTGACAGCCAGCAATCTCACCTTCACCACCTGCCACTGCAGCCACCTCACCAACTTCGCCATCCTCATGCAGGTGGTCCCGCTGGAG CTCCCACGTGGACACCAGGTGGCGCTGTCGTCCCTCAGCTACGTGGGCTGCTCGGTGTCGGTGGTCTGCCTGGTCGCCACGCTGCTCACCTTTGCGCTGCTGTC GTCGGTCAGCACGCTGCAGGCCCAGCGCCACCGCATCCACGCCCACCTGTCGCTGGCTGTGCTGGTGGCCCAGGTCCTGCTGCTGGTCAGCTTCTGCCTCCAGCCGGGCTCG CTGCCCTGCCGAGCGCTGGCCGTGCTGCTGCATTACTTCTTCCTGAGCGCCTTCGCCTGGATGCTGGTGGAAGGGCTGCACCTGTACCGCCTGGTCCTCAAGGCCTTTGGGTCGGAGGACGGCAAGCACCTCTGCTACTGCGGGCTGGGCTGGG GGGTTCCTCTTCTCATCTGCGTCATCTCGGTGTCCTCCACTGTGGACAGTTACGGGACCAGTAACAA tTGCTGGCTGTCTCTGGATACCGGCGCCATCTGGGCCTTCGTGGCCCCTGCCCTGCTGGTCATCGTG ATCAATGCTGGCATCCTCGTGGCTGTGAGCCGGGTCATCTCCCAGGTCAGCGCCGACAGCTATAAGGCCCACGGGGACCCTGGCGCCCTCAG GCTGACCGTGAGGGCCGTGGCCGTGCTGCTGCCCATCCTGGGCACCTCCTGGGTCTTCGGCGTGCTAGCCGTCAATAGCCAGGCCTTGGCCTTCCAGTATGTGTTTGCCGCCCTCAACTCCCTCCAG GGgctgttcatctttctctttcactgtGTGCTCAACTCAGAG GTGAGAGCCGCCTTCCAGCACAAAGCCAAGGTCTGGTCCCTGAGCAGCAGCTCCACGCGCAACGCCTCCGGGAAGCGCTCCGCCTCTGACATC GTGAATGGGCAGCGCCCAGTCTCGGCCACCAAGCCAGGCCCCTGGGACCAGAGCAGCCACTCTGCCCACCCCGTGGACCTGTCTGCCGTGTGA